From the genome of Fundulus heteroclitus isolate FHET01 chromosome 7, MU-UCD_Fhet_4.1, whole genome shotgun sequence, one region includes:
- the tmem163a gene encoding transmembrane protein 163 — protein sequence MADQVTQESCPVPVPTVVDPWPATVRNGQCAADGFSNHQQQQQQQQHQQQAKTPTEPESFTVNQEMKITDNVDGEGLLESSMRLKPHEAQDYRKKALWVSWVSIVVTLILAVAAFSKHLKHIYNFNRSMYGNRK from the exons atggCAGACCAGGTGACCCAGGAGTCCTGCCCCGTCCCGGTGCCGACGGTGGTGGATCCCTGGCCGGCCACGGTGCGCAACGGCCAGTGCGCCGCCGATGGCTTCAgcaaccaccagcagcagcagcagcagcagcagcatcagcagcaagCCAAGACCCCCACAGAGCCAGAGTCCTTCACGGTGAACCAGGAGATGAAAATTACTGACAATGTGGACGGAGaag GTCTTCTAGAGAGCAGCATGCGCCTGAAGCCCCACGAGGCACAGGACTACAGGAAGAAAGCTCTGTGGGTTTCCTGGGTCTCCATTGTGGTCACACTTATCCTGGCTGTGGCAGCTTTCAGtaagcatttaaaacacatttataactTCAACAGGAGCATGTATGGAAACAGAAAGTGA